A genome region from Nocardia sp. NBC_01730 includes the following:
- a CDS encoding urease accessory protein UreD, whose protein sequence is MRTELRIVAAAATLPEIHASGGLSARRTGPHTVHLIGTAATPLGGDELDIVIVVGPGAELVVRSVAATIALPGVATPLSIGRWHLEIGSGGTLDFDPEPMIVAGGARHHIITMIRLASDARLRMRERIQIGRTGEDDGWWQGELIADVDATPLLRHRLELGAGTPADDALAAPRALESELVYPDERPVATTGLAQTRLPLAAGGSLFTRTGSRLTASG, encoded by the coding sequence TTGCGCACTGAATTACGGATAGTCGCGGCCGCAGCGACTCTCCCGGAGATCCATGCGAGCGGCGGACTGTCGGCTCGCCGTACCGGCCCGCACACGGTGCATCTGATCGGCACCGCCGCCACGCCGCTGGGTGGTGACGAGCTCGATATCGTCATTGTGGTCGGCCCGGGCGCCGAGCTGGTGGTGCGTTCGGTCGCGGCGACCATCGCGCTGCCGGGCGTGGCGACTCCGCTGTCGATCGGTCGCTGGCACCTCGAGATCGGCAGCGGGGGAACGCTGGATTTCGATCCCGAGCCGATGATCGTCGCGGGCGGTGCGCGGCACCACATCATCACCATGATCCGGCTGGCCTCCGATGCCCGGTTGCGGATGCGCGAACGAATCCAGATCGGCCGCACTGGTGAGGACGATGGTTGGTGGCAGGGAGAGCTGATCGCCGACGTCGACGCCACGCCGCTGCTGCGCCATCGTCTGGAACTTGGTGCTGGTACGCCGGCCGACGATGCGCTGGCGGCGCCGCGCGCACTGGAGAGCGAACTCGTCTACCCCGACGAGCGTCCGGTGGCGACAACAGGATTGGCGCAGACTCGGCTGCCGCTCGCGGCCGGTGGCAGCCTGTTCACTCGCACCGGGTCACGGCTCACCGCCTCCGGATGA